The following are encoded in a window of Pongo abelii isolate AG06213 chromosome 16, NHGRI_mPonAbe1-v2.0_pri, whole genome shotgun sequence genomic DNA:
- the SNAPC5 gene encoding snRNA-activating protein complex subunit 5 → MLSRLQELRKEEETLLRLKAALHDQLNRLKVEELALQSMISSRRGDEMLSSHTVPEQSHDMLVHVDNEASINQTALELSTESHVTEEEEEEEESDS, encoded by the exons ATGCTGAGCCGGCTTCAGGAACTGCGCAAGGAGGAGGAGACGCTGCTGCGGTTGAAGGCAGCCCTGCACGACCAGCTGAACCGCCTCAAG GTTGAAGAATTAGCCCTCCAATCAATGATCAGCTCTAGAAGAGGGGATGAGATGCTGTCTTCTCACACTGTACCTGAACAGTCACATGAT ATGTTGGTGCATGTAGACAATGAAGCATCAATCAACCAAACAGCCCTGGAGCTGAGCACAGAGAGTCATGTGacggaagaggaggaggaggaagaagaatcagATTCCTAA